TGGGGGGCAACATATCGATGGCAGCTTCTATTTTCCTGACCATTTCGCCGGAAATAAAGATCTGTTCGGGTGTTGCGTAGCTGACACTAAAATCCACGGCTAGTTCATCCAGGCTGAAATGGGGCGTACGTGCGGCTTTCGTTAAGTAGTTAAGGGCTATATTTTTTGTGGAGACATACAGGTATACATTCAGGTTTTCCACCTGCAGCAGGCGCTCGCGGTTTTTCCAGATATTCATAAATACATCTGAAGCAATTTCCTCTGCTGATTCCCACGATTTTACAATAGAGTAAGCAAATTGGCTGAGTGGCTTATAAAACAATCTGAACAGGGCTTTGTAGGCCTGTTCATCTCCCAGCGAAGCTACCCGTTCCACCAGCAATTGTATATTCGCTTCTTCCCTCAATGACTTAGTTTTTAGTCGGAATTAAGTGATTAAAGATACTGAGTAAAGTGGGAATTTTATATTTTATCTGTTTTTTAGGTTTAATCACTATCGTCTTTTTATAATGGAAGGCAAGGTAAAACGCTGTTATAACCGGAACGGTCGTACGTTGTTATGGCGGACTGAACCTTTTGCCTATTTCTTGAACATAAAGAACACAGCGCCTATCAAAAGAATAAAGGATACGAGGTAGTTCCATCTCAACGGTTCTTTCAGGAAAAAAATGGCGAACAGGCTGAATACTGTTAGCGTCACTACTTCCTGGATCGTTTTCAGCTGAAAACCGCTGAACCCTTCCTGCGCACCGAACCTGTTGGCCGGTACCATAAAGCAGTACTCAAAAAAGGCAATTCCCCAACTGATGAGGATCACTTTCCAGAGTGCTGTATCCTGGTATTTCAAATGTCCGTACCAGGCGAAAGTCATAAAGGTATTGGAAACAAGGAGCAGAAGAACAGTGCGCATAATGCGAAATTATTTATTTGTTTATTTCTTCTATAAGTGAGCCGGGAATAATAATGGGTAACAATGCGTTGTGCAGGAATGTTCCTTTAAATGTAGCAAACATTACTCCTCTTGTAGTAGATAAGGAGGTGCTGTGCAACGTTTCTATCAGTTGTTCCGGCATATCCGGCTGGCCGGAAGCATTTATTTTTACCACCTCGTCAAAATTATCGATGGTATAAATGGAGCTGACAGTAATGGAACCCAGCAGGTGATGTATATTTTCATTGGCTACATCCACTTTTACGATAACAAACAGCAGTCTTTTTTCTTCATCTGCTTTGCTGGTAATATTTAGATTGAAATTGAAGCTGGTCAATGCAGGCCGATCACCAGGATAATGAATAGTGTTATCCAATAGTTCGATTGCTTTGAGTGCCAGGTTAACCGGCTCCACTTTTACTATCTGTGTTTTCTTTTGCATGGCGAATATTAATACGGGGAAGAAAGGAAAAATACGATCAATTGGCTAATAATTGCTCACTACCGGCGAAAAATATGGTGCGTTTGATTTTACATCTTTTATCGTTAGTGACAAGCGGATATCTCTTACCACTTTCACCTGTGTTGGTATAAAAAACTGTTCTATAGGCACCTCCAGTGCAATGGCGATTTCAGACAAGGTGTCAATAGTAAAATTGTGTCCTCCACTCAGCCACCGGGAAATCTCAGAAGGGCTTTTACTCATTTTAGCTGCCAGGTCTTTATTGTTGAGGCCTCTGTCGTCCATGATCTTACCGATACGGTCTGCCAGCAATATTTTAGTTCCTATCTGTAAATCTTCCAGGGGCGTAATGCCTGCCAGCAGATCTGCAATAATTTTACTACTGTATTTTCTTGCTTCATTATTCTTTGTCATGGTCTTTAAAGATTAGATCTCCTTTCAATTGTGAACCATCCGGCGACCGGTATATTGCGCCATCATGGATCTTATGTAAAATATCTTTTGAAATTTTCATCATGGCTATCACCTCTTCCGGTTTTTCGCCCTTCTGCAAAGAGGGTGGCTGCGCTGCGGCTGAACCGCCCCCTCCTATTATGATTGGTACTGCGCCATATCTGATACAATATAATCTAAGATTTTTTTCAATGTGTCCATATAAGGCACTAACGCCAGCAGCCGGTATTCCTTCCTGTACTTTAAAATATTTTTCCTGTACGCCTACGCTGCACCCCATTGCAGTTAATAGTTTGGTAATCGCATTCAACTCCGTTTTGTATGTCGAAATATGCGTCCTCACAAAACGCTCAAACAAACTGATATCTTCATTAGCCATTATTATAGAGTAAATATGTGCCCGCTTTCCGGAGAACTGCTGTAATTCAATAATCTCGTAATTCACGTTTACTTGGGGTTTACGTTAGGATAAGATTGGTTGGTGTAAAGTAGGATCTAAATTAACATTAAAGTTAATTTCTGTCAAATTATTTTTAGCAACTAACTAGGTTCTCACGATTTCTAAAAATACTATTGTATATGGTGATGTATAACTAGTTTTAAATATCTATATAAAATATTAATAATCAATTAATAAGAATGATTTCGCTTTTAATATTTTAAAGGAAGTGAATTTTTAGTTGTCCTTTAGGGGAACTTTTCTGTATCTTTGTGCTGTGGAAACAAAGAAGTATCGAACAGTCGTTTTTTATAAGAAGCATTTTGACAATTTTTTCAAAGAGCAGAAAAAAGAAGTTCAGGATAAGATACTCTGGACTTTAAAAGCAATTGAAGAATTGGAGAGGGTGCCAGAATCATATTTGAAACATCTTGAAGGAACAGAAGGGTTATATGAGGTGAGAATAAAGCAACGCACTGACATTTTTCGAATATTCTGTTTCTTTGATAAAGGGAAACTAGTTGTTTTGGCGAATGGGTTTCAAAAGAAAACGCAGAAGACACCCAAGAATGAAATTACAAAAGCATTGAAAATTAAAAGTGAATATGAAAAAGACGAAAAATAGTAACCTCACTTCCCTTGACGATTTCATTGATAAACATCATGGTAAACGTGGAGCCGAAAAGCGCGAAGAATTTGAAGCTGGGTATGAAGTTTTTAAACTTGGTTCTTTATTACATGAAGCAAGGTTAGCCAAGGGGTTAACACAAGAGGAACTTGCAGCTAAAGTAGGGAAGAATAAATCTTACATATCAAAAATTGAAAATGATATTAAAGAAGTTAGGCTTTCCACTTTACAGAAAATCGTTAAGATTGGATTAGGGGGAAAGGTTAGTTTATCAATTGATTTTTGATTGAATTTTAAAACCTGTTAAAGTCGTCCAAATCCTGTCGAGGATAATGAAGCTATATCAATGTGTTCTTTGAAGCGCATCTGATGTAGCTTTTAATTTTGCATTAAGGTTTTTGCTCCCCCCATACTTTTATTAAAAAGGAGCCCATCTGGGCTCCCGGGGTTAACAAACATATTATAATTCCACCTTGTGATTCACTCATATGTGAATGTAAGGCTAAAATAAGCAGTTGTTTTCATTTAGAAAAATATTTATTGCATTTTAAGCGAATTATTTTCATTTTAATATGTAAAATATCAGGTAAAGGAAGATATATGTACTTATAAGTTATCAAATAGCATAAAAAAAGAGGGGCCATCGGCGGCCCCTCTGAGATCAAACCAAAATGGGTTCCCATTTGGATGCTATTGTATTGTTGGATGCTATATACTATTGTTCCAGTTTGATTTCGCCCAGATCAGTAGCTTTACCGTCTTCTACTTTTACATCCTTGATCACCGCATTTTTGTACGGAGCCTTAGCCAGGACAGTAATTGTATAAGTACCGGCTTTTGCTGCGGGAATAGCGAAAGAACCTTCGGCGATAGCGCCTTTCAGCTTTTCTTCACCCATAGCGGCTTCTACTTCAGTAGCGCCATCTGCTGGTGAAATTTTTCCGGTAATGGAGCCGCCTTCTACTGCGCGGAGAGAATCAATACTAACCAAAGAATCAGTAGCAGCCAGTGAATCTACCGCAACAGCGATGCTGTCGGTTGATTTAACGGCTTTTACATCAGCACTTTTAAATGCAGACATTCCTACTACAATTGTTGCTAAAGCGAGCATTCCTGTGATTGTTTTTTTCATGGCATTCAATTTTTTGTATGGTTAAAATAATAATGACTAATTGAACCAGCGTGCGGTGATTGTGCATGATTTTTGTTACTATGCCCAATTCGTTACCGGCGGTATAATAACAATACATCCGAAAATGAGGATACCATTAGTCAAAGAAATGTTAAAGACCAGGATTAAAAGATTGAAGGATTAACCTGATGGGTGTTATGAACCTGGATTAATAGATATTATAAGCGTAAAAGATTGAAAAATTAATCTGTTACACCCATCCAGTAAATCTTTAAAATCAATATAATCATGGTTATCTTCGCTCAGGGGAAATAAATGAAAACAGCATGTTGCAATTGAGTAACGAGGAAATAGTAAAAGGCATCAGGAACAGGCATAGAGACGTGTTTGAAGCTGTTTTTAAACAGTTCGCACCTTCTATGTATAATATTGCCGTTCGTTATGTAAAAGATGAGGAAGATGCGAATGATATGGTACAGGATGTATTCCTCAACTTGTGGAAAGGAGCCGAAAACCTGGATGAACGGGCGCCAATAAATCACTACCTGGCCAGAGCAACGGTGAACACCTGTCTTAACCGGATAAAAAAAGAACAACGTAAGGAACTATATGCAAAGGAGCAATTGTTGTCTGCCACACCAGCAGATAATGGCCATGCCCTCCTGGAACATAAAGAACTGGAAGCACAGTACCGGTCAGCACTCGACAAGCTCCCGGACCAATGCCGCCGCGTATTTGAAATGAGCCGCCTCAAAGGTTTAACCCCCGCCGAAATAGCAGAACAATTAAATATCTCTATTAATACTGTATACGCTCACCTGACCACTGCGCTGAAAAAATTGCGGATTGTACTTATTAATAAAGAGTAAAAACCTGTATTTTTTTAACATCGCTTAATGGTAAACCCTTTTCTGGTTGTATAGTTAATAAGTAGCCATGAACAGTAAAACTGACATAGACATAGTGATCCGTTACCTGGAAGATCCGGAAAATGAGCAGCATAAGCAGCAGCTCAATCAATGGATACAACAGGATGCATCAAACCTCGATATCTTCCTGGACATGAAAGATATGTGGCATGGCGATCCGTTACCTGCTGCATCCGCTTTCGATACCCATGGACAATGGCAACAACTGAATGCTGCACTGGATGCAGTACCCGTTTCTACTGAACAACCCGCTACCCCGCAACCTGTTAAAGGCCGCGTTATAAAAATGAAACCCCGCTACTGGTGGGCAGCTGCGGCAGTAATGCTGTTTGCTGTTACCTGGACCTGGCTGGGCCCCGGTGGTTATAAAACAATTACAACAGCACAAAACCTGGATAGCCTTCATCTTCCCGATGGCTCCATGGTATATATTAATGCACATACTACCATCCGCTACCCCCGCTCTTTTGGTAAAGAAAACAGGCATCTCAGCATTGTTAAAGGAGAAGCTTTTTTCGATGTTACCAAAAATGATGCACTCCCCTTTACCGTTGATGCACCCGATGTGGAAGTACAGGTACTGGGCACTTCTTTCAACGTAAGAGCGGCCAGCGCCGGTGTTAAAGTATTTGTACAAACCGGAAAAGTAAGCGCCGCTTACAAAGGCACTGAAAAGAAAGTGATCCTTACTCCCGGTGTGGAAGCATCGCTGAAACATAACGGTACCGGTATTGAAACACAACTTCATAAAAAGAATAATAATATCCTCGCCTGGAAAACCAGGTGTCTTACTTTCGATGATTCCCCACTTACAGAAGTGGCTACCGCATTGGAAGATTTTTATAATGTACAGATAGATATCCGCGATCAGCAACTGGCTGATAAAAAGCTGCTGGCTACCTTCCGTAACATGCCGCTGGATGAAGTCCTGGACATTATGAAGAAAACATTACAAATCAATATCTCTCATAAAAACAACCTGGTAGAAATCTACTAACAAGCGCCTGACCTCTTGCTTATGCAGCAATTATTGCTTCAGGCGCTGCGCTCAAATACCAGGTTTAGGTGCGTGCCTGCTTTTCTTTTTATTGTTATCCTGGTGTTTGCTGACGCTGTTGCAGTCGCGCAGGTACCTATTGCCTCCCCGAAAAAAGTTTCTCTTCAATACAGTAATGCCAGCCTGAAAACAGTACTTCGCGAAATAGAAAAGCAAACAAAATATACTTTTGCTATTTCTACCGGAGAGATGGAAACCCGTAATGGTGTTAGCATACACGTACATAATGCCCCCCTGCCGGATGTATTGCGTAACCTCTTCCCTCCCTCCAGGTATAAAGTGGAAATAAAAGACGGACAAATTATCGTCATCCCACTGAATGCAGCAGCAACAGATCCCTTGTTACCGGGAAACAAACGTGATGATAATGATAACCGCTGGCAGATCAGCGGCACCATCACCGATGGTATGGTACCGCTGAGTGGTGTTTCCATCCGCGAAAAGGGGACGCAGAACGGCGCTGCTACTGCGGATAACGGCATATTCAAACTGGAAGTAGCCTCCGGACAGGCAGTATTGTCGGTATCGCTCATTGGTTTTGAATCAAAAGAAATTACGGTAAGAGATCGCAGGAATATCTCCATTACCCTGCAACCCGATCTGAAAAAATTAAATGAACTGGTCGTATTAGGCTATGGCCTGCAAAAGCGCGCCAACATCACCGGCGCCATCGCGCAGGTAGACGGCGCCCGGCTCAAAAGCAGGCCCGTACCCAATGTGATGGCCGCTTTGCAGGGAACAGCCACCGGCCTCATAGTAACGCGCAGCAACGGACAACCCGGAAAAGAAGGATTCAATATTCAGATCAGGGGCGTTAGCTCTGCTTCCGGCGGCAATACACCAGTCATTGTAGATGGTGTGCCGGGGTCACTGGCTGTTTTAAACCCCGACGACATCGAATCCGTTTCCATCCTGAAAGATGCTGCTGCGGCTTCCATCTATGGCGCCCGCGGCGCAGGTGGCGTGGTGCTGGTCACCACACGAACCGGCAAACCCGGAAAGCTGTCTGTAGACTTCAACACCCTCGCCGGTTTTGAAACGCCCATCCGCCTCCCGAACCGGTTACATTCCTGGGAGGAAGCAACCATGCTGAATGAAGCGTCTGAAAATGCCGGACAACAAGCCCCCTGGCAGCCTTATGAAATTGACCTGATGAAAACAGGCAATCATTACGCCATCGACTACGATCATCCTGACTACTACAAATATTATTACGACTTTAACCAGTTGCCCCTGCTTACAAAAAAACAGACTGGCATTCAGAACTATAATATCTCTGTTAAAGGAGGTGATACCATTAACCAGTTCTCCGCCTCCATGGGCTATTTCGGGCGGGAAGGACTTTTTGCCGCCGGGCCGGACAGAACACACCGGGTGAATGCACGCGTAAACCTGAACAGCCGCTTTAGTAAACACTTCAGCATGGAAACGAGGTTATCGTATGCACAAACAAATACCTTTTCACCCGCCCAGGCAGTGGAAGGGCCACAAGGCTTGCTGGCAGGGCTTTACCGGGCTCCCAATAATGTACCGGTTTACGTTCCTGGAACCATGAATTACGCAGCAGGTGGCGCCCCTACCTACGCGGTCCTTCAGGATGGCGGTCAACGGGATGAAAAAAATAATTACATCGATGCCGTACTGACACTCCGTGCAGATAGCCTGGCGAAAGGACTTACGCTACGCGTGATCTATAGTCCGCAGCAACATACCTTGCAGGACAACCTCGGTCGCAACACGCTCGCATTATGGAACCGGGTAGCGCCGGCTGCCTATATCCAGCCGGATAATATGCTGCAAAAAAGCAGGCTGGTAGCCAAAGCGGGCAACCTGCAACTACTCACCGACTATGAGGTGAAAAAAGATAAACATAACATTCACCTGTTGGGTGGCTACACACAGGAAACCTATAATACCGAGCAGAATACAGCTGTGTCCTATGGACTCACGAAGCAGGAGATCAATACCTCACATTTCAATGCACCACCGCAGCAGACACAGTTGCAACAGGCCACCGGCACGATGATGTCTTTATTCGGCAAAATGAATTACAATTACGACAATCGTTATTTACTGGAAGCCAATCTTATCGGCGCCCGGCTATCACAACGCAGTACAGCGTTTACGCGGCTGGAGCAGTGGCAGGCATTCCCTTCGTTTTCTGCCGGCTGGCGGTTAAATAATGAAACCTGGTTCAACAATGCTCTTCCCTTTTTTAATGAATTTAAATTGAGATGGTCATGGGGAAGACTGGGTAATGTAAATAGCTGGAATACCATTGCCAATGATGAACGGCTGCAAACATTCACCTTCGGCTACAGCAATCCGTTTTCTCCGTTCATCTACAAAAATCCTATACCACAGGCAAGTGGATGGGAAAATATTTCTACCAACAATTATGGATGGGATGCCACCCTTTTCCGGGGACGACTTACCTTGTCTGCCGATTATTTTGTGAAACATAACCGGGATATGCAGATCCCTGTACTCACGTCTTCCACTACCGGTGCGTGGCCACTGCGCTTTAATACCGGTGAAATGAAATCGCAGGGCTGGGAACTCAATGCGGGCTGGAGAAGTATCCGCGGCCCTTTTACCTGGTACATCAATGCAAACCTGTTCAACAGTCAGAATAAAGTATTGCGTAATGAAGGAGTAGCGCCACAACCCGGCTGGAACCAGGGTATTGCCGGTTACCCGTACTCTTCCCTCTTTGGATATATGGCGGAAGGTTATTTCCAGACGAATGATCAGGTACAGCAGCATGCTTTTCAAACAGATAAAACAGCAGCAGGAGATATCCGGTATAAAGATACTAATGGAGATAACAAGATCGATTACAGCGACCTCGTATACCTGGGTAGCACTGATCCGCAATATTCCTACGGGATAGATGCAGGCTTTTCCTGGAAGGGGTTCGACTTCTCCCTGTTCTTCCAGGGCGTCAGCAATCGTAAGGTGATACCTGATCCGCGCTACAATATTCCATTTACTTCCAATTGGCGGCAACCGTGGGATATTAACCAGGATCACTGGAGCCCGGATCATCCGGATGCCATGTTTCCCCGTGTATATTCAGGAGATGAGCAGAATACGGTGCCATCCAGTCATTGGGTGATGAACGGGGCCTATATACGCCTTAAAAACCTCCAGTTAGGGTATAGTTTACCAGCAGCTTTGCTGAAACGTATTCCTATTACCAATTTGCGGTTCTATTTCTCCGGGCAGGATCTTTGGGAAACAAATAACATGAAGATTAAATACTATGACCCGGAACAGGCTGATGGCTACAATGGAAACGTGTATCCCTTTTTCCGGTCGTATACATTTGGAATCAATGTCGGATTCTAGAAAATATTTACGAATTTTTTGATTTACGAATTTAGGGATTTGAAATGCAGCGAAGATTATCAATTAGATCTTCGCTGCATTTCAAATCCCTAAATTCGTAAATCAAAAAATTCGTAAATATTTATTGTTCTTTCTTTCCTGCCAGCAGATACAGTGCAGCCATACGGATGGCGACGCCGTTCTCTACCTGGTTGAGAATAATTGACTGGCTGGAATCGGCTACGTCAGAGTTGATTTCCACGCCGCGGTTGATAGGTCCGGGGTGCATGATCACGATCTCTTTGTTCAGGCTATCCAGTAGCTGGCGGTTGATGCCGTAAGCGAGTGAATATTCTCTCAGGGAGGAGAACAGTGGTGTATTTTGTCTTTCCAGCTGGATCCGGAGTACGTTGGCTACATCACACCAGGCGAGTGCTTCGCGGATGTCGTAGCTTACGTTTACGCCGAGTGCAGCGGCCATATGCTTTGGGATGAGTGTTGGCGGGCCTACTACCGTCACCTCCGCCCCTAATTTCTTCAGGCAGTAAATATTTGACAGTGCAACCCGTGAGTGCATGATATCACCGCAGATGGCGATCTTCTTGCCTTCCACACTACCCAGCCTTTCTTTGATAGAAAAAGCATCCAGGAGTGCCTGTGTGGGGTGTTCATTGATTCCATCGCCAGCATTCAGGATGGGAACGTTGATGTGTTTAGCCAGGAAATGCGGCGCTCCGCTGGCGGAGTGGCGCATCACTACCACATCCACTTTCATGGACAGGATATTGTTGACCGTATCTATCAGCGTTTCCCCTTTTGAAACGGAAGAGCCGGAAGCTGAAAAGTTCACCGTATTTGCACCAAGGCGCTTTTCCGCTAATTCAAAAGAGATGCGTGTGCGGGTAGAATTCTCAAAAAATAAGTTGACTATTGTTGTATCGCGGAGCGTGGGAACACTTTTAATCGGCCTTTGTAAGACTTCCTTAAACTGGCTGGCCGTTTTAAAAATAAGTTCTATATCCTGACGTTGCAGATCGCGAATTCCGAGTAAGTGTTTAACAGAAAGTGACATTAATGTGCAAATATAAAGGGTGAAATCTGAATTCTGAAATCCGGATTCATTTTAATCAACCAGGATTACCTCGTCCTTACCATCTCTTTGTTCCCATAGTACCCGGACTCTTTGTGAAATCAAGGCGTCAATGGTGCGTCCGGTGTAATCGGGCTGAATGGGAAGCTGACGGCTAAAACGCCGGTCTATCAGGGCCAGCAGCTCCACAGCGTCCGGCCGGCCGAAGTCGAGCATCGCATCCAGCGCCGAGCGGATCGTGCGGCCGGTGTACAATACATCATCTATCAGCACTACCTTTTTATTTTCTATAGAAAAATTAATGTTCGTTTCACTGGGAACATGCAACACATTGCCTTTGTTGAAATCGTCGCGGTAAAAAGTAATGTCCAGTTTACCGTAATTAATGTGTGCATCCGGCAACAGCTTATGCAATGTCTCATAAATCCTGTCTGACAGGTAAATGCCGCGTGGCTGGAGTCCTATCAATACAGTGTTTTCAAACTGTAAATGATTCTCGATCAACTGGTGACAAAGCCTGTCTATGGTAATAGCCAGTTGCTTACCGTTTAGTATGGTTTTCAAAACACAACGTTTTAGATGCCAAAAGTAGTGATTAATGCCACAGATAAAAAGATGAAAATCAGAAAATAACAGGATAAAGGGGAGAATATTTATATAATATACCGGACATATATGGTTTTATTTTTAATGTATTGTCCGGCGGTTGTCTTTTTGTCCCCCGCACTTCTCCTTATCTGTCGTACTTTAGTACCTGAAAACGTGTGCATATGAGGACACTTAAGTTAATAATCGCTATGACTGCCTTCTTACAATTTTGGGGATGCTCTTCCCAATCGCAGATAAAGACCGGAGATAAGATACCAGCCTTTTCTTTACAGGATCAGAACGGAAAAACATTTGATATCAATAGTGTACTGGGAAAACAGCCGCTGGTCATTTATTTTTATCCGAAGGATGAAACCAGTGTATGTACCAAAGAAGCCTGCTCCTTCCGGGATGCTTACCAGGATTTTCAAAAATATGGCGCTATAGTAATCGGTATCAGTGCTGATAATGTGGCTTCACATAAAAGCTTTGCAACCCATCACAATCTCCCTTTTACTTTACTCAGCGATTCCAGGAATGAAGTGCGCAAATTATTTGGGGTACCCAAAACCTTTGTGATACCAGGCAGGGTCACCTATATAGTAGATAAAAATGGGATTGTTGTACATGAATTTAATTCCATGCGCGATGGTGAAAAGCATGTAACAGAAGCCCTCGCAGCTTTAGAGAAGATGAAATAACGCGGAACATTTTAGCTTATATACTTCTCAGATCCCTGAAAGAAGAAATTTCTTCTTTCAGCTGGAACAACTGAATCCCCCAAAAGAGGCCCTGTAACAATACATAGGCGGTGAGGGCGATCATAAGGCTGGTCATCATGAAAGAAGACTGTGAGGAAGCTCCTCCTCTGTCGGAAAAATTGATAATCTTCATCAGGAAGATACCTGCAAATACCAGGAAAATCAGTGATCTGACGCCTTTATTTTTGAGTTGTTTCCTGAAATATGCTTCATAGGCAGCTACAGCATGTTCACCCGCTTCCGGTTGCTGCATGCCACTTTTAGTCAAACGCTGTTCCAGATCGGCAACCCGATGTTGCTTATGATGTTCAGCAAAATAAGTGGCAACGATAGCTGATTCTTCTCCAACAGATGCTTTTTCCATAATTAAGTACTTATTTTAAGACCGGTATTTTCCATTATTTAAAGATGAAAAATACCGGTCTGGTTTTATTACGCTTCCTTCAGAAACGGATACCTGTAATCAGTAGCCGGAACAAAGGTTTCTTTGATGCTTCTCGCACTTAACCAGCGGTAGAGGTTAAGCATGGAACCCGCTTTGTCATTGGTGCCGGAAGCACGGGCGCCACCAAAAGGTTGCTGTCCCACTACTGCGCCGGTAGGCTTGTCATTGATATAAAAATTACCTGCACTATTCACCAGTTTCTTTGTAGCCAGTTCCACTGCGTAGCGGTCCTGTGCTATAATAGCGCCGGTTAAGGCATATTCCGAAGTAGTATCTACCGTTATCAGTATATCGTCAAATTTCTCTGCGTCATATACGTAGATGGTCAATACCGGTCCAAACACTTCTTCACACATGGTCACATATTTCGGATCGGTGGTTTCAATCACAGTAGGTTCGATGAAGTAACCCGCTGACTTATCGTAATTACCACCGGCAATGATCTTTGCTGTGGGATCATTTTTAGCGTTATCGATGTACTTCGCAATCTTGTCAAAAGATCTTTCATCGATCACTGCGTTGATAAAGTTACTAAAATCTTCCGTGGTACCCATTTTCATGGTTTTCAGTTCAGCCACCAGTTTAGATTTCACGGCTGCGGCGATATTGCTAGGCAGGTAAGCGCGGGAAGCAGCGGAACATTTCTGTCCCTGGAATTCGAAGGCGCCACGGGCCAGTGCCGTAACGGTAATGTCTATATCGGCAGATTTATGTGCCAGCACGAAATCCTTTCCACCTGTTTCGCCCACGATGCGGGGATATGTTTTGTATTTACTGATATTCTGGCCGATGGTCTTCCACATCGTCTGGAATACGCCGGTAGAACCGGTGAAGTGAATGCCGGCGAAGTGAGGATCTGCGAAGCAGATATCACCGATCAGCGGACCATCCGCATATACGAGGTTGATGACGCCATCAGGCAGGCCGGCTTCTATCATGATCTTCATGAA
The Chitinophaga sp. MM2321 DNA segment above includes these coding regions:
- a CDS encoding TonB-dependent receptor, yielding MQQLLLQALRSNTRFRCVPAFLFIVILVFADAVAVAQVPIASPKKVSLQYSNASLKTVLREIEKQTKYTFAISTGEMETRNGVSIHVHNAPLPDVLRNLFPPSRYKVEIKDGQIIVIPLNAAATDPLLPGNKRDDNDNRWQISGTITDGMVPLSGVSIREKGTQNGAATADNGIFKLEVASGQAVLSVSLIGFESKEITVRDRRNISITLQPDLKKLNELVVLGYGLQKRANITGAIAQVDGARLKSRPVPNVMAALQGTATGLIVTRSNGQPGKEGFNIQIRGVSSASGGNTPVIVDGVPGSLAVLNPDDIESVSILKDAAAASIYGARGAGGVVLVTTRTGKPGKLSVDFNTLAGFETPIRLPNRLHSWEEATMLNEASENAGQQAPWQPYEIDLMKTGNHYAIDYDHPDYYKYYYDFNQLPLLTKKQTGIQNYNISVKGGDTINQFSASMGYFGREGLFAAGPDRTHRVNARVNLNSRFSKHFSMETRLSYAQTNTFSPAQAVEGPQGLLAGLYRAPNNVPVYVPGTMNYAAGGAPTYAVLQDGGQRDEKNNYIDAVLTLRADSLAKGLTLRVIYSPQQHTLQDNLGRNTLALWNRVAPAAYIQPDNMLQKSRLVAKAGNLQLLTDYEVKKDKHNIHLLGGYTQETYNTEQNTAVSYGLTKQEINTSHFNAPPQQTQLQQATGTMMSLFGKMNYNYDNRYLLEANLIGARLSQRSTAFTRLEQWQAFPSFSAGWRLNNETWFNNALPFFNEFKLRWSWGRLGNVNSWNTIANDERLQTFTFGYSNPFSPFIYKNPIPQASGWENISTNNYGWDATLFRGRLTLSADYFVKHNRDMQIPVLTSSTTGAWPLRFNTGEMKSQGWELNAGWRSIRGPFTWYINANLFNSQNKVLRNEGVAPQPGWNQGIAGYPYSSLFGYMAEGYFQTNDQVQQHAFQTDKTAAGDIRYKDTNGDNKIDYSDLVYLGSTDPQYSYGIDAGFSWKGFDFSLFFQGVSNRKVIPDPRYNIPFTSNWRQPWDINQDHWSPDHPDAMFPRVYSGDEQNTVPSSHWVMNGAYIRLKNLQLGYSLPAALLKRIPITNLRFYFSGQDLWETNNMKIKYYDPEQADGYNGNVYPFFRSYTFGINVGF
- a CDS encoding aspartate carbamoyltransferase catalytic subunit — translated: MSLSVKHLLGIRDLQRQDIELIFKTASQFKEVLQRPIKSVPTLRDTTIVNLFFENSTRTRISFELAEKRLGANTVNFSASGSSVSKGETLIDTVNNILSMKVDVVVMRHSASGAPHFLAKHINVPILNAGDGINEHPTQALLDAFSIKERLGSVEGKKIAICGDIMHSRVALSNIYCLKKLGAEVTVVGPPTLIPKHMAAALGVNVSYDIREALAWCDVANVLRIQLERQNTPLFSSLREYSLAYGINRQLLDSLNKEIVIMHPGPINRGVEINSDVADSSQSIILNQVENGVAIRMAALYLLAGKKEQ
- the pyrR gene encoding bifunctional pyr operon transcriptional regulator/uracil phosphoribosyltransferase PyrR: MKTILNGKQLAITIDRLCHQLIENHLQFENTVLIGLQPRGIYLSDRIYETLHKLLPDAHINYGKLDITFYRDDFNKGNVLHVPSETNINFSIENKKVVLIDDVLYTGRTIRSALDAMLDFGRPDAVELLALIDRRFSRQLPIQPDYTGRTIDALISQRVRVLWEQRDGKDEVILVD
- a CDS encoding peroxiredoxin, translating into MRTLKLIIAMTAFLQFWGCSSQSQIKTGDKIPAFSLQDQNGKTFDINSVLGKQPLVIYFYPKDETSVCTKEACSFRDAYQDFQKYGAIVIGISADNVASHKSFATHHNLPFTLLSDSRNEVRKLFGVPKTFVIPGRVTYIVDKNGIVVHEFNSMRDGEKHVTEALAALEKMK
- the pruA gene encoding L-glutamate gamma-semialdehyde dehydrogenase, with the translated sequence MNTGYFEYAAPANEPVLNYAPGSPERAALKKQLAAFKAEEADIPMYIGGKEVRTGTTVDLRPPHEIKHKLGHFHQGDASHIKAAITAALEAREKWANMEWEQRAGIFLRAAELLATKYRYHINGATMLGQSKNAYQAEIDSACELIDFLRFNVHFLSEIYRQQPGSAPGIHNRTEYRPLEGFVLAVTPFNFSAIAGNLPASAAMCGNVVVWKPANTQVFAANMFMKIMIEAGLPDGVINLVYADGPLIGDICFADPHFAGIHFTGSTGVFQTMWKTIGQNISKYKTYPRIVGETGGKDFVLAHKSADIDITVTALARGAFEFQGQKCSAASRAYLPSNIAAAVKSKLVAELKTMKMGTTEDFSNFINAVIDERSFDKIAKYIDNAKNDPTAKIIAGGNYDKSAGYFIEPTVIETTDPKYVTMCEEVFGPVLTIYVYDAEKFDDILITVDTTSEYALTGAIIAQDRYAVELATKKLVNSAGNFYINDKPTGAVVGQQPFGGARASGTNDKAGSMLNLYRWLSARSIKETFVPATDYRYPFLKEA